In one Accipiter gentilis chromosome 4, bAccGen1.1, whole genome shotgun sequence genomic region, the following are encoded:
- the POLR1F gene encoding DNA-directed RNA polymerase I subunit RPA43: protein MAVAGEPPPPPAAIPSFAVARGLVGRRYSCLVVAPHRRHVALAPRYLGRKRTGIRAQLDAELLRYSESLQGVPVAYDNIRVVGELGDIYDDQGFIHLNVEADFVIFSPKKGKKLVGVINKVAPSHIGCLIHGCFNASIPKPEQMSIVQWQDLGLKIGDELKFQVLHLDSDAAGVFFIRGGLTKRSMKPKRSETVTDSTNGDEIQKLDHQENDLNDSGGDNVTEEPLGETDNTRRENGEEQSVDAVNGLCDDKNKKKKKKKHKQEEQEHVLPTSDSSGYQSDHKKSKKKKRKHCDEVEEIELSQLSQEPKAKKKRD, encoded by the exons atGGCCGTGgcgggggagccgccgccgccgcccgccgccatccCCTCCTTCGCCGTGGCCCGCGGCCTGGTGGGGCGGCGCTACTCGTGCCTGGTGGTGGCGCCGCACCGCAGGCACGTCGCGCTGGCGCCGCGCTACCTGGGCCGCAAGCGCACCGGCATCCGCGCCCAGCTCGACGCCGAGCTCCTGCGCTACTCGGAAAG CCTTCAGGGTGTGCCGGTGGCCTACGACAACATCAGAGTGGTGGGTGAGCTCGGGGACATTTACGACGACCAGGGATTCATCCACCTGAACGTCGAGGCGGACTTCGTCATCTTCAGCcccaagaaagggaaaaaactggTG gGTGTAATTAATAAAGTGGCCCCTAGTCATATTGGCTGCCTGATACATGGATGCTTCAATGCTTCTATCCCTAAACCTGAACAAATGTCGATTGTACAGTGGCAAGACCTGGGGTTAAAAATAGGGGATGAACTCAAATTTCAAGTATTGCACTTGGATTCTGATGCAGCTGGGGTGTTCTTCATTCGAGGGGGACTCACTAAAAGGAG CATGAAGCCCAAACGATCTGAGACTGTCACTGACAGTACAAATGGAGATGAAATTCAAAAGCTTGACCACCAGGAAAATGACTTGAATGACTCTGGGGGAGATAATGTCACAGAGGAGCCTCTGGGTGAGACGGATAACACCAGGAGGGAAAATGGAGAAGAGCAAAGTGTTGATGCTGTGAATGGATTGTGCGATGAtaaaaacaagaagaagaaaaagaaaaagcataagcAAGAAGAACAGGAACATGTATTGCCTACCAGTGACTCCAGTGGTTACCAAAGTGACcataaaaagtcaaagaaaaagaaaagaaagcattgtgATGAAGTTGAAGAAATTGAATTATCTCAGCTGTCACAAGAACccaaagctaaaaagaaaagagactaa